The window GCCATAGACGAACTGGGCATCCGGGAAAAGACCGTGGGCATCGCCCCGGTGGGATGCGCTGTCATGATCTACAACTACTTTGACTGCGACTTCCAGGAAGCCGCCCACGGCAGGGCTCCTGCCATGGCAACAGGCATCAAGCGGGTACGCCCGGATCTGATGGTATTCACCTACCAGGGAGACGGGGATCTTGCCAGTATCGGTATGGGTGAAATCATTCATGCCGCCAACCGCGGGGAAAAAATCACCGTCATATTTATAAACAATGCCATTTACGGCATGACCGGCGGGCAGATGGCCCCCACCACCATGCCGGGACAGCGGGCCACCACGGCCCCGGCCGGCCGTGATACGGCCCAGACAGGCATGCCCATTCGCATGGCCAATCTGATGAGTGAAATTGTGACCCCGGGGTATGTGACCCGGCAGGCCGTGCTCAAGCCCCAGATGGTGAATAAATGTAAAAAAGCAATTAAAAAGGCATTCCAGTACCAGATGGACGGCACCTGTTTCAGCTTTGTGGAGGTGATCTCCACCTGCCCCACCAACTGGGGCATGACACCCGTGGATGCTTTGAAATGGGCCGAAGAAACCTTGCTGCCTTATTATGAACTCGGCGATTACAAAACCCCTGAAGACGCCAAATAGATTGGGAGAGACCCATGCAGACAGAAATTAAATTTGCAGGATTCGGCGGCCAGGGCATTCTTCTCAGTGCCAAGCTGCTGGCCTATGCCGCAATGAAGCAGGGATACCAGGTTGCCTGGATTCCCTCCTATGGACCTGAAATGCGGGGCGGCACCGCATATTGCACCGTTGTGATCAGTGACAAGCTCATCGGATCACCCATTATAAAAAGCCCCTCCCACCTGGTGGCCATGAACCGGCCCTCCCTGGAGAAATTTGACGACACCGTCAAACCCGGCGGGGTTGTATTCATTAACTCGTCATTGATCCCGGTCAGAAGTCAGCGCAAGGATGTGGTTGAGCTGGCGGTTCCGGTCAATGATATTGCCATTGAGGCCGGATCTGTCAGGGCTGCCAACATCGTTGCGCTGGCTGCGTTTGCAGCCAAAAGCAAAGTGGTGGATCTGGATCTTCTTAAAAAATGCGTCCAGGAGGAATTTGCGGCAAAACCCAAAATTGTTCCTTTGAATATGGAGGCATTTGACAGGGGCGTGGCCGCAGCACAAGCTTAAGAATGCCTGTGGCAGTTCCCAAGCGACCTAAATCAAAGGCGGGAAAAGGCGATTCAAACCTTTTCCCGCTTCTCAAGCACCATTCAAGCAAAACCGTCACCACACATCAACTTGCATAAATTTAACGGATACCCTGTAGCGATGAAAGATAAAAACTTCGAATACCTTTCTTTCTTGGGTTGGGCTGCCTGTTTCCAGGCAGATCTGGAGAATCTTGACAGTAATTCTCTTATTCCGGCCCGGGTAACCGGGATCAGGAGAAAAACTTTTTTTATCAATGACGGTAAAGAAGAGCGCCCGGCCTCCCTGGCCGGAAAGCTTCAGCTTGAAAGCAGCAGCGCATACCCGGTTATCGGAGACTGGGTTCTGGTCAGGCAAACCGTTGTCACCGGGATATTGCCCCGAAAAAATGCCCTGATCAGAGGCGCTTCAGGCATGCGCAGCCGAAAATCAGGGGAACACAAAGAGCAGGTCATTGCGGCCAACCTTGACAATGTATTCATCGTTACCGGCCTTGACCGGGATTTTAACCTGCGGCGCATTGAGCGCTACCTGACCCTTGTCTATAACTGTGGGCTCAATCCGGTAATCATCCTGACAAAAGCAGATCTTCACCAGGATCCCGAACACTTTGTGAGCGAAGTGGAAACCATTGCATTCGGCGTTCCCGTACATCTGATATCCGCCTTGGATGATTCCGGGCTGTCCAACCTTATGCCCTATCTAAAGCATGGCCGGACATGTATTATGGTGGGATCTTCCGGTACAGGCAAATCCACGCTGATCAACCGGCTGTGC is drawn from uncultured Desulfobacter sp. and contains these coding sequences:
- a CDS encoding thiamine pyrophosphate-dependent enzyme, yielding MGKTFSKPEALTDNYTHYCPGCTHGIVHRLVAEAIDELGIREKTVGIAPVGCAVMIYNYFDCDFQEAAHGRAPAMATGIKRVRPDLMVFTYQGDGDLASIGMGEIIHAANRGEKITVIFINNAIYGMTGGQMAPTTMPGQRATTAPAGRDTAQTGMPIRMANLMSEIVTPGYVTRQAVLKPQMVNKCKKAIKKAFQYQMDGTCFSFVEVISTCPTNWGMTPVDALKWAEETLLPYYELGDYKTPEDAK
- a CDS encoding 2-oxoacid:acceptor oxidoreductase family protein, whose translation is MQTEIKFAGFGGQGILLSAKLLAYAAMKQGYQVAWIPSYGPEMRGGTAYCTVVISDKLIGSPIIKSPSHLVAMNRPSLEKFDDTVKPGGVVFINSSLIPVRSQRKDVVELAVPVNDIAIEAGSVRAANIVALAAFAAKSKVVDLDLLKKCVQEEFAAKPKIVPLNMEAFDRGVAAAQA
- the rsgA gene encoding ribosome small subunit-dependent GTPase A codes for the protein MKDKNFEYLSFLGWAACFQADLENLDSNSLIPARVTGIRRKTFFINDGKEERPASLAGKLQLESSSAYPVIGDWVLVRQTVVTGILPRKNALIRGASGMRSRKSGEHKEQVIAANLDNVFIVTGLDRDFNLRRIERYLTLVYNCGLNPVIILTKADLHQDPEHFVSEVETIAFGVPVHLISALDDSGLSNLMPYLKHGRTCIMVGSSGTGKSTLINRLCGETVQDTGEVSAHVGKGTHTTTSRDLIMMPQGGMIIDNPGIREVSFWDIDQGVESTFPEIEELGTQCRFSDCTHTHEPGCRVLKAIRDAELTEARLENYLKMKRELEYISSRKKKSADRVEKERWKDVAIRIKQINKKKS